The following proteins are encoded in a genomic region of Candidatus Binatus sp.:
- a CDS encoding CopG family transcriptional regulator, producing the protein MKRDVVTVRLDSDLKPLLEKAVRRSGRTRSEIVREALRRHLLILQFEQIRNRVMPLAEARGYLIDEDIFKDVS; encoded by the coding sequence ATGAAACGCGACGTCGTAACTGTTCGTCTCGACAGCGACCTGAAGCCGTTGCTTGAAAAAGCGGTTCGACGATCGGGCAGAACGCGCAGCGAGATCGTCCGCGAAGCGCTCCGGCGTCATCTGCTGATTCTTCAGTTCGAACAAATCCGGAATCGTGTGATGCCGTTGGCTGAGGCGCGCGGCTACCTGATCGACGAGGACATCTTCAAAGACGTTTCGTGA
- a CDS encoding PIN domain-containing protein — MRVFFDTNVLVSAFATRGLCRDLVARVIREHELLTSEVVIKEVRRLLKRKLKVNDVTIEETEAFLRNFHVETRTEDLPAISSTTKAISRCWAQPWPPARKSS; from the coding sequence GTGAGAGTCTTCTTCGACACGAACGTGCTGGTCAGCGCGTTCGCAACGCGAGGGCTTTGTCGCGATTTGGTCGCACGCGTCATCCGAGAACACGAGTTGCTGACGTCGGAGGTAGTGATCAAGGAAGTTCGGCGCCTACTCAAACGAAAGCTGAAGGTCAATGACGTCACAATCGAAGAGACCGAGGCGTTTCTGCGCAACTTTCACGTCGAGACGCGGACTGAGGATCTTCCCGCCATTTCATCAACGACAAAAGCGATCTCGAGGTGTTGGGCTCAGCCGTGGCCGCCCGCGCGGAAGTCTTCATAA